A single region of the Halobacterium wangiae genome encodes:
- a CDS encoding adenylate kinase family protein: MRVAVTGTPGTGKTSATGLLETDLDVVHLNDLIEREGLFTEVDEARDSKVADLEAVRDWLEGDEDVLVESHLAHLLDVDRVVVLRCAPEELARRLTERGEPEAKAEENAESEALDVILSETVSIHGEDSVYEIDTTDRDPDEVATEVEVAIAGDRDPSAGDVDFTEYL; the protein is encoded by the coding sequence GTGAGAGTCGCGGTCACGGGGACGCCCGGGACGGGCAAGACGAGCGCGACCGGGCTACTGGAGACGGACCTCGACGTCGTCCACCTCAACGACCTCATCGAGCGCGAGGGGCTGTTCACGGAGGTCGACGAGGCACGCGACAGCAAGGTCGCCGACCTCGAGGCCGTCCGCGACTGGCTGGAGGGCGACGAGGACGTGCTCGTCGAGTCACACCTCGCGCACCTCCTGGACGTCGACCGCGTCGTCGTCCTTCGGTGTGCCCCCGAGGAACTGGCCCGCCGGCTGACCGAGCGCGGGGAACCCGAGGCGAAGGCGGAGGAAAATGCAGAGAGCGAGGCGCTCGACGTCATCCTCTCCGAGACCGTGAGCATTCACGGCGAGGACAGCGTCTACGAGATAGACACCACGGACCGCGACCCCGACGAGGTGGCGACGGAGGTCGAGGTCGCCATCGCCGGCGACCGGGACCCCTCCGCCGGGGACGTCGACTTCACGGAGTACCTATGA
- the hisC gene encoding histidinol-phosphate transaminase, with protein MQLRDLSDHVEYRAGRGIEEVARELGREPSEFVKLSSNENPHGPSPKAASAIREAAAEVHRYPKAVHADLTAAVADRWDLSDEQVWLANGGDGALDYLARATLDPGDTVLVPSPGFTYYGMSARFHHGDVAEYDVTENDGFALTADSVLDAYDGERVVYLTSPHNPSGGRFSLDDVERVADETGPDALVVVDEAYGEFADAPSAVSLLDERDDVAVLRTFSKAYGLAGVRLGYAVVPPAWADAYARVQTPFAASAVACTAGLAAMKDDDHVEKSVGSVEWSREYIHDELDAETYESHGNFVLADVGDATEVTDEAKCEGVLVRDCSSFGLPEHVRITCGTREETERAVAVLNEVLAR; from the coding sequence ATGCAACTACGGGACCTCTCCGACCACGTGGAGTACCGTGCCGGTCGGGGTATCGAGGAGGTCGCTCGCGAACTCGGCCGCGAGCCGAGCGAGTTCGTGAAGCTCTCCTCGAACGAGAACCCCCACGGACCGAGTCCGAAGGCCGCGAGCGCAATCCGCGAGGCCGCCGCGGAGGTCCACCGCTACCCGAAGGCCGTCCACGCCGACCTGACGGCCGCCGTCGCGGACCGCTGGGACCTCTCCGACGAGCAGGTGTGGCTGGCCAACGGTGGCGACGGCGCGCTCGACTACCTCGCGCGAGCGACCCTCGACCCCGGCGACACCGTCCTCGTGCCGTCGCCCGGGTTCACCTACTACGGGATGAGCGCGCGCTTCCACCACGGCGACGTCGCGGAGTACGACGTGACCGAGAACGACGGCTTCGCGCTCACCGCCGACAGCGTCCTCGACGCCTACGACGGCGAGCGCGTCGTCTACCTCACGAGCCCCCACAACCCCTCCGGCGGGCGGTTCTCGCTCGACGACGTTGAGCGGGTCGCCGACGAGACTGGGCCGGACGCGCTGGTCGTCGTCGACGAGGCGTACGGCGAGTTCGCCGACGCACCATCCGCGGTCTCGCTGCTCGACGAGCGCGACGACGTGGCGGTCCTGCGCACGTTCTCGAAGGCGTACGGGCTCGCCGGCGTCCGTCTCGGCTACGCCGTCGTGCCCCCGGCGTGGGCCGACGCGTACGCTCGCGTGCAGACGCCGTTCGCGGCGAGCGCCGTCGCCTGCACGGCGGGCCTCGCGGCGATGAAAGACGACGACCACGTCGAGAAGTCGGTCGGGAGCGTCGAGTGGAGCCGCGAGTACATCCACGACGAACTCGACGCGGAGACCTACGAGAGCCACGGGAACTTCGTGCTCGCCGACGTCGGCGATGCGACCGAGGTGACCGACGAGGCGAAGTGCGAGGGCGTGCTCGTCCGGGACTGTTCGAGTTTCGGGCTCCCGGAGCACGTCCGCATCACCTGTGGCACCCGCGAGGAGACCGAGCGGGCGGTCGCGGTGCTGAACGAGGTGCTCGCGCGGTGA